From a region of the Mycolicibacterium sp. MU0050 genome:
- a CDS encoding CsbD family protein, whose amino-acid sequence MSEQDKAGQARKGLIDTVKGKAKEVFGAVTGNDSLTAEGQLEQVQAKERKEAGAVEAVADAEAAEARAKEAEAHRQAAAARGAVNSSAAAAEQSLTTQQAAQKQAAEQAAARDAAQQRSQADLDADRKVQQAQAREQAEARSATREVVDAADEHRRDVQDAAGDKAEAQRLRERADSLSERTDLP is encoded by the coding sequence ATGAGTGAGCAGGACAAGGCCGGCCAGGCCCGCAAGGGACTGATCGACACGGTGAAAGGCAAGGCCAAGGAGGTCTTCGGCGCGGTCACCGGCAACGACTCGCTGACGGCCGAGGGCCAGCTCGAGCAGGTGCAGGCCAAGGAGCGCAAGGAGGCCGGCGCGGTCGAGGCCGTCGCCGACGCCGAGGCCGCGGAGGCGCGCGCCAAGGAGGCCGAAGCCCACCGGCAGGCTGCTGCCGCGCGCGGCGCGGTGAACAGCAGCGCCGCCGCCGCCGAGCAGTCGCTCACCACGCAACAGGCCGCGCAGAAGCAGGCCGCCGAGCAGGCCGCGGCCCGCGACGCGGCGCAACAGCGGTCGCAGGCAGACCTCGACGCCGACCGGAAGGTCCAGCAGGCCCAGGCCCGAGAGCAGGCCGAGGCCCGGTCCGCCACGCGCGAGGTGGTCGATGCCGCCGACGAGCACCGCCGCGACGTCCAGGACGCCGCCGGCGACAAGGCCGAGGCCCAACGGCTCCGCGAGCGCGCCGACAGCCTGTCCGAACGCACCGACCTGCCCTGA
- a CDS encoding APC family permease, whose translation MASAATTDVHEGTQPDSKLKRKITGTLLFLFILGDVLGAGIYALMGVLAGKVGGALWAPLLVALLLALLTAGSYAELVTKYPRAGGAAVFAERAFGRPMVSFVVGFCMLAAGVTSAAGLSLAFAGDYLTTFIDVPPVLAAVVFLALVAALNARGISESVKSNVVMTVIELTGLLIVIIAGAVVLAGGRGDVSRLSEFPPESTPALAILAGAIIAYYSFVGFETSANVAEEIRNPSKVYPTALFGSLIAAGVVYVLVALASSVVLPPAELAESSGPLLDVVSASGLGVPDWAFSAIALIAVANGALLTMIMASRLAYGMAEHGLLPGALSRVLPERRTPWVAIVSTTAVAMILTLMGDLSTLAETVVLLLLFVFIATNIAVLVLRRDPVKHDHFRVWTAVPVLGVASCLLLLSQQTAKVWLFAAILLAVGVVLYFVAQAASRHDANGPDGGAGA comes from the coding sequence ATGGCATCGGCAGCAACTACTGACGTGCATGAGGGCACGCAGCCCGACAGCAAGCTCAAACGCAAGATCACCGGAACGCTGCTGTTCCTGTTCATTCTCGGCGATGTCCTGGGTGCGGGGATCTACGCGCTGATGGGGGTGCTCGCCGGCAAGGTCGGCGGAGCATTGTGGGCGCCGCTGCTGGTGGCGCTGCTGTTGGCGCTGCTCACCGCGGGCTCCTACGCCGAACTGGTCACCAAGTACCCGAGGGCCGGCGGCGCCGCGGTGTTCGCGGAGCGGGCCTTCGGACGCCCGATGGTGTCCTTCGTGGTCGGGTTCTGCATGCTCGCCGCCGGCGTCACCAGCGCGGCCGGACTGTCCTTGGCGTTCGCGGGCGACTATCTGACCACCTTCATCGACGTGCCGCCCGTGCTGGCGGCGGTGGTATTTCTCGCCCTGGTCGCCGCCCTGAACGCCCGCGGCATCAGCGAGTCGGTCAAGAGCAACGTGGTGATGACCGTCATCGAGCTGACCGGGCTGCTCATCGTCATCATCGCCGGCGCGGTGGTGCTGGCCGGTGGCCGCGGTGACGTCAGCCGACTGAGCGAATTTCCCCCGGAATCGACTCCCGCCCTGGCGATCCTGGCCGGGGCGATCATCGCCTATTACTCGTTCGTCGGGTTCGAGACCTCCGCCAACGTCGCCGAGGAGATCCGCAATCCGAGCAAGGTGTATCCGACCGCGCTGTTCGGCTCCCTGATCGCCGCCGGTGTGGTCTACGTGCTGGTCGCGCTGGCCAGTTCGGTGGTCCTGCCGCCGGCGGAGCTCGCAGAATCCTCCGGCCCACTCTTGGATGTCGTGTCGGCCTCCGGGCTCGGGGTGCCCGACTGGGCGTTCAGTGCGATCGCGCTCATCGCCGTGGCCAACGGCGCGTTGTTGACCATGATCATGGCCAGCCGGCTCGCCTATGGCATGGCGGAGCACGGGCTGTTGCCGGGGGCACTGAGCCGAGTCCTGCCCGAACGCCGGACCCCTTGGGTGGCAATTGTTTCCACCACCGCAGTGGCCATGATCCTCACCTTGATGGGCGATCTGTCGACACTGGCCGAGACCGTTGTTCTCCTGCTGCTGTTCGTGTTCATCGCGACCAACATCGCGGTGCTGGTTCTGCGCCGCGATCCGGTCAAGCACGACCATTTCCGGGTCTGGACCGCCGTTCCCGTCCTGGGCGTTGCGTCGTGCCTGCTGCTCCTGAGCCAGCAGACGGCCAAGGTGTGGTTGTTCGCCGCCATCTTGCTGGCCGTGGGGGTGGTGCTGTATTTCGTCGCCCAAGCAGCGTCCCGGCACGACGCCAACGGCCCCGATGGGGGCGCCGGAGCGTGA